One Bombus fervidus isolate BK054 chromosome 2, iyBomFerv1, whole genome shotgun sequence DNA segment encodes these proteins:
- the LOC139998261 gene encoding ejaculatory bulb-specific protein 3-like, which yields MKVAVVFLAMLVCTLADKYTTKYDNVDLDSILNSDRLLNNYVNCLLDAGSCTPDGKELKKSLPDALENNCEKCSEKQKEGSEKVIRFLINKRPAIWERLSKKYDPTGEYKLKFQDQAQQRGIELH from the exons ATGAAG GTCGCGGTTGTTTTCCTGGCCATGTTGGTCTGCACCCTGGCAGATAAGTACACGACCAAATACGACAACGTCGACTTGGATTCGATCCTGAACAGCGACCGTCTACTCAACAACTACGTAAACTGCCTGCTGGACGCCGGAAGTTGTACACCCGACGGCAAGGAGCTTAAAA AGTCCCTGCCGGACGCTTTGGAGAACAATTGCGAAAAGTGCAGCGAAAAGCAGAAAGAGGGCAGCGAGAAGGTGATCCGGTTCCTGATCAACAAG CGACCAGCGATCTGGGAACGGCTGTCGAAGAAGTACGACCCGACCGGCGAGTACAAGCTGAAATTCCAGGATCAGGCGCAACAACGTGGAATCGAATTACACTAA